From the genome of Solanum lycopersicum chromosome 7, SLM_r2.1:
TCGCCATCTTTTTCTTGAAGATGGAACTATAGTATTTCTTGAGTAGCCGCAATAGCTTCATATATATCAAGCACTGATGAACCCTCTTTGTTAATGTACTCGAGCACGGACATCTCAAAGTGAAGTAGATTTCTAGGTGTGAACGTCAGAAAGGTACTATGGTCTTCAATATTTTGCTTAGTGAAATATTCTCTGGTTTGATGTATCCGAAGGGTCATCATTTATAAAACAGGCCGGCTCTATGGATTCTTGTGAGCAAAAAGGCAACAAAGTGAAAAACAACAAGCTGAACTAGAATGGAAGTTGCTCCACAACATGGTATATTCTGAGAATAAAACAAGCTAAACTTTTGTCCTTTAACTACTATGATGTTGGCAtgagtaaaaacaaaaataacacatGGAAACAAAGCTGTATTAACTTTAACAAACTTTATTacagaaaaaatatttcaaactctTAAGCTTCGTACATACACGATATAGCTCATTTTGTACATTTAAATCTGCCTTCAACTATAAATATATGTACTAAGCTAAATCAGTACAgaaaaaatgattgaaaattacTAGTTTCTTGTACGAAAACCTATGTGAGGTCATTGTAAATGGCTGCAAGTTCCTTTTCCAGCTTCGTAATGTCAGCCTTTGCACTCTTCCTTTCTCCAGCATGAATAGAGTTTAACCTCTCTTGTCGCTTCGATATCTTCCTCTTAATGCTATTAATCTGCAATCATTTCCAAGGCAATGTGAAAAGTCTGTGACCTCAATGATCAAGGCAATGTAGAAATGAGGGGCGGGAGACAAGAAAGAGACCTTTCTGGAGGGCCATCTGCGCAAGCCATCCCTTCGACAAACCCTTTTCATCACAGTAGGACACAAGTTCAATTTGATACCTGCTTCCTGAATGGAAAGATGAAGATAGTCGTCAAAGTCTTTCACGTTCATCATTTTAGTTCTTCTCCTCTGctctatcaaaaaaaaaaaagagtgatcAGAATGCAAAATCTCTACTAAAGATAATGAACAATCAAGTCCTTTTTTAGTATCATAGTAATAAGCTCTCCGCGTGCAGCAAACAACAACTTAAACCTGTTCTGAAAGAGAGATCTTTCCACGATTCACGCCACTGCTAGTGCCCTCATTTTCATTTGCGAGTTTcggtttaattttctttttgatcttTAGGAAGGACATAATATCGTCCGTTTCGGATGAACCATCATATGAGCATTAACCATATGCTTTCATAGAAACACCCTGACTGTAAATTTGCACAGAATAAGTGCATTGAAATATATGAACTAGAATATAAAGTGAGGGCGAGGTGACACAGGCCTATGGAGattgttgaaaaaattaatgtatgaaAGTTGAATCAAATAACAACACCCTAGGCTAATTGGTGAGTATTCATTACATATaaattagaacaaaatatttactCATTATATATGGTGACAAGTAAAACATTCGAGATTCGTGTAATGTACAAAGGGGATGCTTTTGCTTTCTGGCATATATGTAAAATATGATCGGCTTCTTTATTGCAACTATATTATACCACTTATAATTCACTAATGTGAAAATGAGATCTTTTATATAATGCACTAagttttttgaaataatgaTCCTTTAATGTTGGGCCGTGCTTTGCACGGCCATGCtctatctagtatatatatatatatatatatatatatatatatatatatatatatatataaccactAGTAGCTAATAGATGATGAAAACAACTGAGTTGATGAAATCAAAGAccaaggtaaaaaaaaaaattgtgcctGGCAAAAGATGAAAGAGAGAGGTGAAACAAAGTGATAATTgatgacaaaaataattttatttacgtGCAGAAGGATGAAGATAAAGGAAAAGGAACCAATTTTGACAaatgaaagaaaggaaaaattatgcgtaattataaattttttgagtatattaagctATCGTTGAGAAATTCGTCATTCACGGCTTAGAAGAGTAAATTGCACtttgtttttaattgaaaagTATTTGAATGACCATTTCATTTTATAAgaattgatataattaattagaTGGTGCAGTGGATTAATTACTGAATGCCATAATTATAAGTAAGTTTTTGTATTTaaagtcatttttattttttgaaagtgtctaaaaaataatttaattttaagttaaaaagtatgaaaataagtcaaaaatcaaaagttAAATACGATCAACTTATAACTGATAACTTTTAGCTCAtaagttatataaaaaaaatcaatctaaACATCTCCAAAGTTATGCCATTTTTGACTATGAAGAATAATACTACTGGACTATAATTTTTGTGGCAACATACTTTTG
Proteins encoded in this window:
- the LOC138337238 gene encoding protein NLP2-like, with product MSFLKIKKKIKPKLANENEGTSSGVNRGKISLSEQRRRTKMMNVKDFDDYLHLSIQEAGIKLNLCPTVMKRVCRRDGLRRWPSRKINSIKRKISKRQERLNSIHAGERKSAKADITKLEKELAAIYNDLT